GCAGGCAGCGCCAGCGCCACATGCCGGGCGGCTGCGCCGCGAGCGCGTCCCGGTCCACCTCGGCGCGCAGCTTCTCCAGGTCGTACTCCGCCTGCAGAAAGCCGCCGCAGGCCGGGCACAGCGGGTCGCGGGTGCGGTCGGTGGTGGGCGCGCGGCACGAGAGGCAGCGCAGGCCGACCAGGTAGCTGGTCATGCGCCGCCCTCCGCGGTGCGCGGCGGCGGGCCGCTGCACACCGCCTCCGAAGGCGCGCCGGCTTTTCCGCCGGCTTCCTTGCGCGACTTCCGTTGGGAGACCGGTGCGCGGCGCCCGGACCGACCGCCGACTGCCTCTTGGCGTGCGGACGGGGTTTCCGGGCCGGCCCGCTCACCGGCTTCCTCGCCGGTGTCGGCGGTGCCATGGCGGGACCGGTTGCCAGCCGCCTCTTCGCGTAGGCGCGTGGTGGCCTTTTTGTCCACCGTGCCGCTGGCGGGGTCGATCACCACGCCGTAGCGGTCGCGGGCGGCGGCGGTCGAGACCTTTTCGTCGCGCACGTCGCGACGTACCAGTTCGGGGTCGCGGGTCAGCGGATCGCCGAAGCCGCCGCCGCCGGCCGCGGCCCAGTGGAAGCGGTCGCCGGCCGCCAGCGCGTGCGAGGTGGCTTTCGAGTGCAGCGCCCGCTCGGCGGCGGTACCCGCGTTGAGCGCGAATTCCGCCGGCTCTCCCGGCAACCCGCCGAAGTAACCGCCGGGGGGGAAGCGGGCGCGGTCGCATTGCACGGTGAGCAGCGCCTCGTCGGCGGCGCTGCGGAAGTCGCGCGCGATCGCCAGCCCGCCGCGGAAACGGCCCGCTCCCCCGGAGTCGGTCACGAATTCGTAACGCTCGAACAGCACCGGGTGGCGCACCTCGATCGCCTCGATCGGGGAGTTGGCGCTGTTCGACGGGCCGGAGGTGCAGCCGTCGATGCCGTCCTTGTTGTGGCGCGCGCCCCAGCTCGCGTGGTTGCCGTCGAAGAACACGAAGTAGCGCCCGGTATCCGGGTGGCGGCCGGTCAGGCCCAGGTTGGGAGCGCAACCGTAGGAGGGGGTGACCACGCGCCCCGGAGCGACTTCGCGCAGGGCGCGGAAGATGGCATCCACGACCCGCTGGCACACGATCATGCGGCTGTTGCACGCCGCCGGCGGCAGCGGATTGACCAGGCTGCCGGCGGGCAGCACGGTGCGCACGGGCTCGTAGCAGCCCTCGTTCATCATGATGTCGGCGTCGCACAGCGCGCGTACGGCGTAGTAGACGGCGGAGCGGGTGGCGGCCGCCACCGCGTTCACCGAGCCGGGGCGCTGCCGGTCGGTACCGGTGAAATCCGCCGTGACGTCGCTGCCGGAAATCTCGACGCTGACCCGGACGCAGGCGGGTTCGTCGGTCACGCCGTCGTCGTCGATCCACTCTTCGGCCGCGTAGCGGCCATCCGGAAGCGCCGCCAGGTTGCGCCGGATGCGGCGTTCCGAGTAGTCGATGAGCTGCTCGATGCCGGCCAGCAGGGTGTCGCGGCCGTAGCGGCGCACCAGGTGTTCGAAGCGGCGCGCGCCAAGCTGCACCGCCGCCACCTGCGCCCGCAGGTCGCCGAGCACCACGTCGGGGGTGCGCACGTTGGCGCGGATCATGTCCATCACCGGCGCAATCGGCTCACCTGCCTGGTACAGCTTGATCGGCGGAATGCGCAGGCCCTCGTGGAAGATCTCGCGCCCGCTGTTGGCCAGGCCGCCGGCCGCCACCCCGCCGATGTCGACGTGGTGCGCGAGCGCCGCGGTGAATGCCACCAGCTCCCCATCGTGGAACACCGGCATCGAAAGCTGCACGTCCGGCAGGTGCTGGCCGCCGCTGTAGGGATCGTTGGAGATGAAGATGTCGCCCGGCTCGATGCGGTCGCGCGGGAAGCGCTTCAGGGTGGACTTGAGCAGCGGCCCGATCGAGTTGAGGTGGATCGGGATGCGCGCCGCCTGGGCGACGATGCGGCCGTCCGCGGCGCACACGCACGACGAGAAGTCGGCACGCTCGCGCACGTTGAGCGAGTAGGCGGTGCGGCGCAGCACCGCGGCGGTCTCCTCGGCGGTCGCGGTGAGGACGTTCTTGAGCACCTCGAGGGTGATCGGGTCGATGCGCGGCGCATCAGCCATCGGCGGGACCCCGTGATGGCGGCGCCGGGAGCGGGCTGATGACCAGGTTGGCGAACCGGTCCACGGCCGCCTCCTGGCCGGGGTAGACGATGGTGGTGGTGTCGTCCTGTTCCACCACCGACGGCCCCGGCAGGCGCATGCCGCGGCGCAGGTCGGCGCGCCGGTACACGGGGCAGCGCCGGAATTCCGCCTCCCCCTCGAACAGCAGCTCGCGGCCGGCGTGCTTCGGCGGCGGTGGATGGTGGCTTCCGGCAGGCGCATGCTGCGCCTCCGCGATCCGCGGTTTCGGGATCTCGCCAATGCCGAGCACGCGCAGGTTGACGATTTCAGTGGGTTCGCCGTACGCCGCGTGCGTATACAGCCGCTCGTGCAGCCGGTGGAACCCGCAAATCGTGTCACGCAGGGTGTCTGCTCCGAACGCCCGCCCTGAAACCGGCACGGTGACCTCGTGGCCCTGCCCCCGGTAACGCATGTCGAGGGCGCGCACCGTGCTCTGCGCCGCGCCGTCGATGCCCTGTTCGCCCAGCCACGCGTGTGCCTGCCGCTCCAGGTCCGCGAACCCGCGCTCCAGCTCCGCCGGGTCGGCATCGTCGGCGTCGCGCAGCACGGTCTGCACGTAGTCGGTGCGGGCATCCGCCACCAGCAGGCCCCACGCGGACAGCACGCCCGGTTCCGGCGGCACCACCACCATCGGAATGTTCAGTTCCAGCGCCAGCCGCCCGGCGTGCAACGGCCCGGCGCCGCCGAACGCGACAAGAGCGAAGTCGCGCAGGTCGTGGCCGCGGTCAACCGAAATCACCCGGATCGCGCGGATCATGTTGGCGTTGGCGACGCGCACGATGCCGAGCGCCACCTGTGCCGGGTCCATGCCCATCTGCCACCCCAACCGCTCGATGCTGCGCTGCGCCACGTCACGGTCGAGCGCGATGCTGCCGCCCAGCGGGTGCTCGGGGTTGAGCCGCCCCAGCGCCAGGTTGGCGTCGGTCACGGTGGGCTCGGTGCCACCGCGCCCGTAGCATACCGGGCCCGGCACCGCGCCGGCGCTGCGCGGACCGACCCGCAGGATGCCGCCCGGGTCAAGCCAGGCGATGCTGCCGCCGCCGGCGCCGATGTAGTTGAGGCCGATCATCGGGATCGACAGCGGGTAGCCGCCGAGGGTGCCGCCGGAGGTGATCTCCGGTTCCCCGGCGCGGACCAGGCTGACGTCGGTGCTGGTGCCGCCCATGTCGAGCGTCACCACGTCCGCGAGGCCGGCGTGGCGGGCGACGTGGGCGCCGGCGAGCACGCCGCCGACCGGCCCCGACACCGCCGTATGGACGCTGCGCCGGCGCGCCGCCGCGCTGCCCATCACGCCGCCCATGCCGTGCATCACGTGCAGCGGCGCGTCGAAGCCGGCCGCCGCGAGCCGCTCCTCCATGTCGCCCAGGTAGCGGTCCAGGATCGGCATCACCGCGGCGTTCAGCACCGTGCTGCTGACCCGCTCGTACTCGCGGTACTGCGGCAGCACCTCCGACGACAGGCATACCGCCAGCTCCGGGTGGCGGCGTGCGCACCAGTCGGCCACCAGCCGTTCGTGCGCCGGGTTGGCGTAGGAGTGCAGGAAACAGACCGCCACCACCTCGACGCCGTGGCGGCACAGTTCGGCGACCGCTTCCGCCACGCCCGCCTCGTCCAGTTCGGTCAGCACGCGGCCGGCGGCGTCGATCCGCTCTCTTACGCCGAGGCGCAGGTAGCGCGGCACCAGCGGCGGCGGCTTGTCGTACTGGGTGTCGTACAGCGCCGCCTCGGGGTTGCCCGACTCCGGCACGCGCGTCAGCCGGCCGATCTCCAGCACGTCGCGGAAGCCCTCCGTGGTGAGCAGGCCGACGCGCGCCGCCTTGCCCTCCAGGATGGCGTTGAGCGCCACCGTGCTGCCGTGCGCGAGGTGTCCCACCGCCGCCGGCGCCACCCCGGCCGCGCGGGTCAGCCGGCGCAGCCCGTCCAACGCGCCGTCCGCCGGGGCCGCCGGCGTGGACGGCACCTTGGCGGTGTGCGCCGCCCCGCCGGCATCGTCGACCAGTATGAGGTCGGTAAAGGTGCCGCCGATGTCATAGCCCAAGCGATACATGTCAGCCGGCGCCGATCATAGCGTTTCGTACCCGATAGATGGTACCAATGGCGTGATGCGCGACATCGACCGCCGGCTGCTGGCGGAAGTCGAGGAGCTGCTGCCCGAGCGCGTGTTCGACGTGCACGTGCACGTGTGGCGCCGCGACCACCTCGGGCCTTCCGGGGTGGCGGCGTTCGGCCACTGGCTGACGCGCGACCAGTACCTCGGCGAAGATCTGGCCGGCGAGTTCGCGCGCCTGTTTCCGGGCCGCGCCTGCGGCGCCCTGCTGTTTCCGCTGCCGGTGGCGGACGGCGACATCGTGGCCATGAACGGTCACCTGGCCGACCTGGTGCGCGGCGCCGAGCGCCGGCACGCGCTGATGATCCCCCCGCTGGCCGCCTCGGCGGCGGAGTTGAGCGACCAGATCGCGGGCGGCGGCTTTCTTGGTTTCAAGCCCTACTGGACGTTCGCCGGCAGCGACTTGCGCGGCGTGGCCGTGGACGACATGGTGACTCCGGCGATGCTGGCGGCCGCGCACGAGCTGCGCCTCATCGTGATGCTGCATCCGCCCGGCAGCCTGCGGCCGCACCAGGACGCCATCCGCGCGGCGGCGCTGCGCCATCCCGGCGCCACCTTCATTCTTCCGCACTGTGCCACCTGCTACCACTACGCGTCGCTGGCCGCCTCCATCGACAGCGTGAGCGACTTGGCCAACGTCCACTTCGACCTGTCCACGGTCACCGCCGGCGACGTGGTGAGCCTGCTGCTGCGCGAGGTGGGGCCGGAGCGGGTGATGTTCGGCACCGACTTCCCGTTCGCGTCGGAGCGGATGACGCTCGCCTACCTGGAGAGCGGGCTGGTGCCGCTGCGGGACGAGACCGCGCCGCCGCCCCCGGCCGGCCGCCGCTACGCGTTCACCTACCTGATCTACGAGCAGATGCGGGCGCTGCGGGCGGCGCGCGACCTGGTGGGTCTGAGCGCCGCCGACATCGAGGCGATCATGTACGGCAACGCGGAGCGGCTCGTGCGGCGCACGGCAGCCGGCGGCTGAGGCGGGGTACGATTGTTCCACTTCATCCTGCGCCGGGTGCTGCAGATGCTGCTGATCCTGTTCCTGGTGAGCAGCGCGGTGTTCTTCATGTTCAAGCTGGTGCCGGGCGACGTGGCCGCGGTTCGCCTCGGCATCGAGCAGACCCCGGAGGCGTTGG
This window of the Spirochaetaceae bacterium genome carries:
- a CDS encoding hydantoinase B/oxoprolinase family protein, which gives rise to MADAPRIDPITLEVLKNVLTATAEETAAVLRRTAYSLNVRERADFSSCVCAADGRIVAQAARIPIHLNSIGPLLKSTLKRFPRDRIEPGDIFISNDPYSGGQHLPDVQLSMPVFHDGELVAFTAALAHHVDIGGVAAGGLANSGREIFHEGLRIPPIKLYQAGEPIAPVMDMIRANVRTPDVVLGDLRAQVAAVQLGARRFEHLVRRYGRDTLLAGIEQLIDYSERRIRRNLAALPDGRYAAEEWIDDDGVTDEPACVRVSVEISGSDVTADFTGTDRQRPGSVNAVAAATRSAVYYAVRALCDADIMMNEGCYEPVRTVLPAGSLVNPLPPAACNSRMIVCQRVVDAIFRALREVAPGRVVTPSYGCAPNLGLTGRHPDTGRYFVFFDGNHASWGARHNKDGIDGCTSGPSNSANSPIEAIEVRHPVLFERYEFVTDSGGAGRFRGGLAIARDFRSAADEALLTVQCDRARFPPGGYFGGLPGEPAEFALNAGTAAERALHSKATSHALAAGDRFHWAAAGGGGFGDPLTRDPELVRRDVRDEKVSTAAARDRYGVVIDPASGTVDKKATTRLREEAAGNRSRHGTADTGEEAGERAGPETPSARQEAVGGRSGRRAPVSQRKSRKEAGGKAGAPSEAVCSGPPPRTAEGGA
- a CDS encoding hydantoinase/oxoprolinase family protein: MYRLGYDIGGTFTDLILVDDAGGAAHTAKVPSTPAAPADGALDGLRRLTRAAGVAPAAVGHLAHGSTVALNAILEGKAARVGLLTTEGFRDVLEIGRLTRVPESGNPEAALYDTQYDKPPPLVPRYLRLGVRERIDAAGRVLTELDEAGVAEAVAELCRHGVEVVAVCFLHSYANPAHERLVADWCARRHPELAVCLSSEVLPQYREYERVSSTVLNAAVMPILDRYLGDMEERLAAAGFDAPLHVMHGMGGVMGSAAARRRSVHTAVSGPVGGVLAGAHVARHAGLADVVTLDMGGTSTDVSLVRAGEPEITSGGTLGGYPLSIPMIGLNYIGAGGGSIAWLDPGGILRVGPRSAGAVPGPVCYGRGGTEPTVTDANLALGRLNPEHPLGGSIALDRDVAQRSIERLGWQMGMDPAQVALGIVRVANANMIRAIRVISVDRGHDLRDFALVAFGGAGPLHAGRLALELNIPMVVVPPEPGVLSAWGLLVADARTDYVQTVLRDADDADPAELERGFADLERQAHAWLGEQGIDGAAQSTVRALDMRYRGQGHEVTVPVSGRAFGADTLRDTICGFHRLHERLYTHAAYGEPTEIVNLRVLGIGEIPKPRIAEAQHAPAGSHHPPPPKHAGRELLFEGEAEFRRCPVYRRADLRRGMRLPGPSVVEQDDTTTIVYPGQEAAVDRFANLVISPLPAPPSRGPADG
- a CDS encoding amidohydrolase family protein; protein product: MRDIDRRLLAEVEELLPERVFDVHVHVWRRDHLGPSGVAAFGHWLTRDQYLGEDLAGEFARLFPGRACGALLFPLPVADGDIVAMNGHLADLVRGAERRHALMIPPLAASAAELSDQIAGGGFLGFKPYWTFAGSDLRGVAVDDMVTPAMLAAAHELRLIVMLHPPGSLRPHQDAIRAAALRHPGATFILPHCATCYHYASLAASIDSVSDLANVHFDLSTVTAGDVVSLLLREVGPERVMFGTDFPFASERMTLAYLESGLVPLRDETAPPPPAGRRYAFTYLIYEQMRALRAARDLVGLSAADIEAIMYGNAERLVRRTAAGG